In the genome of Afipia felis ATCC 53690, the window GCGCGACCTTCTCGAACATCTGCACGATCAGCACCACGACATTGAGATAGAGAGTCAGCATCGCTGAGACGACATAGACGGTGCGCCACCGGCCATCCAGCCGCTTCACAACGAGTGCGGTTACGGCAAGTCCAATCAGCGCCAGCGTCACCACGCCAAAAGCGTGGGAGGGCTTGAGTGCAGTGACGGGAAACATGAAGCCGGTAATGCTGACGGCCAGCGCCATCAGCAGAAACAACCAGGTCCAGCCGCGCAGCAAGCTGCCGCGCAAGAGGCCCCACATCGCGATCAGCCCGGCGACGATGCCGATCAAAGCCAACAGCACATGCGCAGCGGTGAACGCCGGCAGGCTCATCCCCAGAACCATGACCAGTCCCTCGGTACCGGAGAATGATACGGCAGCCTCGCCTGATTGTCCCGATCATGAAGCAACAGGGCAGCCCTCTCATCTCCCGCCGGGAGAGGTCTCACCTTCGCCCTCACTGGTCGAAGCGGCGAGATCATCTTCCGGCGTTACGATCGCCCGGCCGGAGCGGCCCTTGGCCTGCGATTTCCGCCGTTTCAGGTTTTCCCGGAGCGCCGCGCGCAGCCGCGCCTGCCGCTCCTGATCCGCCCTGCCGGATTCACTATTCATAATGTCTCTTTCCACGTCCGCATCCGAAGTTCCCACGCCGCCCGGGGAGCAGCGAAAATCTCTAGATTATTGTTTTGACGCGTTTTCTTTACGCGCCCCGGTTTCCATTTCACTTGAAAATGCGCTGATGCCCTGATTTTCGACCATAACACGGAAAATCCTATGGTTTCAGGCGAGGTGGCCGCTCTCGCGCTTGCGCCGGAAGCCTCGTTATGGCAAGGATCGCGCGCCTTTCGAGGCTTTTGGCCGATTCCGCCTCGGCCGCCCGGTCGGCTCAAACCGATCTGCATGTCTGGCGTTCGCTGCCGTAGCTCAGTGGTAGAGCACTCCATTGGTAATGGAGAGGTCGACAGTTCAATCCTGTCTGGCAGCACCAGCCCATCCCCTTGAAATTACAGGAAGCATTGGTAGACGGCATGTCGTCGTCGTCTCGGTGGTCCACATAGGTGGTCCACAATGGTCCTTGCAATGTCTCGCCCCGCTAAGCATCCGAAAACCGGCACCTATCTTTTCAGAAAGCGAGTGCCCCGCCATTTGCAGCAGCTTGTCGGCAGTCGCGAGATTAAGCGTTCACTCGGCACAAAGAACCCGAACGAGGCCAAGCGACTCTATCTTGAAGCGGCTGAGGCCGTGGAGCGTGAATGGACATTGCTACAGGCGGCCCCCGTCGCCCTCTCACATAAAGAGATCATACGACTAGCTGGAGTCGCCTACGGCGACATTGTCGGCATTCATCCCGACAATCCCGGCCCGGCGTCGGTGTGGAAGCAGCACATTCGGATAAGCGAAGAAGCTCGCACTAAGGGCAAGCTCGAACAGTGGGTAGGTCCTTACGTTGATGCGCTACTCGTAAAAGAACAGATCAAGACGACGCCGGAATGCCGCCGGGAGATCATTGAAGAAACCGACCATGCTATCGTGCAGGCCGCGCGTCAGCGCCTAAAAGAAGCGCAAGGCGACTATTCGCCGGACCCAAAGGCAAACCGCTTTCCCAAACAGAAATCCGCAGAGGTGGGCGGCGTGACAATCACCGCGCTGTTCAAGTCGTGGCAGACCGCGCATGTGGCCGATGGCCTGTCACCCACTACAGCAACGAAGCGAAAGCCTATCGTAAAAGATTTCATCGCGTTTCTCGGGCATGATGACGCGGCTCGCGTCACAAGGAATGATGCTACGCGCTGGCGCGATCATCTCCGACAGACACGCAAGCCGCCCCTCTCCGCGAAAACAGTCCGCGATACATACTTCGCCGCGCTACGCGCAATCTTCGCCCGCGCGGTGGACGATGCGAACCTGACGGAAAACCCCTTCCTAGGTGCGCGCGT includes:
- a CDS encoding DUF6538 domain-containing protein encodes the protein MVLAMSRPAKHPKTGTYLFRKRVPRHLQQLVGSREIKRSLGTKNPNEAKRLYLEAAEAVEREWTLLQAAPVALSHKEIIRLAGVAYGDIVGIHPDNPGPASVWKQHIRISEEARTKGKLEQWVGPYVDALLVKEQIKTTPECRREIIEETDHAIVQAARQRLKEAQGDYSPDPKANRFPKQKSAEVGGVTITALFKSWQTAHVADGLSPTTATKRKPIVKDFIAFLGHDDAARVTRNDATRWRDHLRQTRKPPLSAKTVRDTYFAALRAIFARAVDDANLTENPFLGARVRLPKRTQERERGLSDAEAQLILTKASSALTNPGKASGHLVQARRWVPWLCAYTGARVGEIAQLRKEDVRQDGDIHYIRITPEAGTVKTKQYRDVPLHPHLIKQGFLLFVAKCPKGPLFYSRSALKKGEAPWTNVSGKLSKWARQDVGVTDPRVQPNHGWRHRFKTIGNDAGIGERVLDAICGHAPKTAGASYGDVTLRAKADGLAKFPVQGATKNQRRKHP